The Miscanthus floridulus cultivar M001 chromosome 7, ASM1932011v1, whole genome shotgun sequence genome includes a region encoding these proteins:
- the LOC136466797 gene encoding 3-oxoacyl-[acyl-carrier-protein] synthase, mitochondrial-like isoform X2: MRRALSLRRLSPPSGGSGGEDARAAPVQGHRRRAAREGRGRVRRGRVDQADEALRDANWLPSEDEKKERTGVSIGGGIGSISDILDASQMIIENRLRRLSPYFIPKILINMASGHVSMRYGFQGPNHAAVTACATGAHSIGDATRMIQFGDADVMVAGGTESSIDALSIAGFSRLRALSTKYNSSPLSASRPFDCGRDGFVIGEGCGVMVLEALEHAKERGAKIYAEVRGYGMSGDAHHITQPQNGGRGAILAMKRALYQSGLHANEIDYVNAHATSTPLGDAVEANAIKSVFGDHAASGGLALSSTKGAIGHLLGAAGSVEAIFTVLAIHHGVAPPTLNLEQPDPLFEGAFTPLSAPKKAPIRAAISNSFGFGGTNTSLLFSCPP; the protein is encoded by the exons ATGCGCCGTGCGCTCTCTCTCCGCAGACTCTCTCCGCCTTCCGGAGGAAGCGGCGGGGAGGACGCTCGAGCAGCTCCCGTCCAGGGTCATCGCCGCCGTGCCGCGCGGGAAGGGCGAGGACGAGTTCGACGAGGACGCGTGGACCAAG CTGATGAGGCTTTAAGAGATGCAAATTGGTTGCCTTccgaagatgagaagaaggaaagAACG GGAGTTTCAATTGGTGGAGGGATTGGAAGCATCTCAGACATTTTAGATGCGTCGCAAATGATCATCGAAAAT CGTCTACGTCGACTCAGCCCATACTTCATCCCCAAGATTTTGATCAACATGGCATCAGGTCATGTCAGCATGAGATATGGTTTCCAG GGTCCAAACCATGCTGCTGTGACAGCTTGCGCCACTGGTGCTCACTCTATTGGCGATGCTACTCGGATGATCCAATTTGGAGATGCTGATGTGATGGTGGCTGGTGGAACTGAGTCCAGTATTGATGCTTTGTCTATAGCTGGATTTTCTAG GTTAAGGGCATTGTCTACAAAATATAATTCCTCTCCACTTTCAGCTTCAAGACCTTTTGATTGCGGTAGAGATGGATTTGT GATTGGTGAGGGCTGTGGGGTCATGGTTTTGGAG GCACTTGAACATGCAAAGGAACGAGGTGCAAAAATTTATGCTGAAGTTCGAGGCTACGGAATGTCTG GTGACGCACATCACATAACTCAGCCACAAAATGGTGGTAGAGGTGCTATCTTAGCCATGAAGCGGGCTTTGTATCAG TCAGGTCTTCATGCAAATGAAATTGATTACGTGAATGCACATGCCACGTCAACTCCTCTTG GTGATGCTGTGGAGGCTAACGCGATCAAATCCGTCTTTGGTGACCACGCAGCATCCGGTGGTCTCGCATTATCCTCAACAAAG GGAGCAATTGGTCATCTGCTAGGGGCAGCTGGATCAGTGGAAGCAATCTTCACTGTGCTAGCAATCCACCAC GGAGTCGCGCCGCCTACGCTTAACCTGGAGCAGCCAGACCCCCTGTTCGAAGGGGCGTTCACGCCACTATCTGCACCCAAGAAGGCGCCGATACGAGCGGCCATCTCCAACTCTTTCGGGTTTGGTGGAACTAACACGTCGCTGCTGTTCTCGTGCCCGCCCTAG
- the LOC136466799 gene encoding exopolygalacturonase-like gives MAFISNVAMKAAAVAALLVMAAVSPAARAQAAGGAPSVPAGPLDIAQLGAKGDGKSDSTPMLLKAWKNACDATGVQKIVIPPGNYLTGGLELSGPCKSSIIIRLDGNLLGTGDLNAYKKNWIEIENVENLSINGHGTIDGQGALVWNKNDCQHSYNCKVLPNSLVLDFVTNAQIRGITLANSKFFHLNIFASKNVLIDKVTVKAPGNSPNTDGIHIGDSSNVTISGTTIGVGDDCISIGPGSKIIRIEGVKCGPGHGISVGSLGRYKDEKDVEDLKVKGCTLAGTTNGLRIKSYEDSKSSPKASKFLYEDVTMDNVSYPIIIDQKYCPNNICVRSGASKVAVTDVVFKNIHGTSNTPEAITLNCANNLPCQGVQLINVDIKYNGSGNKTMAVCKNAIGKSSGLAKELACI, from the exons ATGGCGTTCATCAGCAATGTGGCGATGAAGGCGGCGGCCGTGGCCGCGCTGCTGGTGATGGCCGCGGTGTCTCCCGCCGCGCGCGCGCAGGCGGCGGGAGGCGCGCCGTCGGTGCCCGCGGGCCCGCTGGACATCGCGCAGCTGGGCGCCAAGGGCGACGGCAAGTCGGACAGCACCCCGATGCTCCTCAAGGCGTGGAAGAACGCGTGCGACGCGACGGGGGTGCAGAAGATCGTCATCCCACCGGGCAACTACCTGACGGGCGGGCTGGAGCTGTCGGGCCCCTGCAAGTCCTCCATCATCATCCGCCTCGACGGCAACCTGCTCGGCACCGGCGACCTCAATGCGTACAAGAAGAACTGGATCGAGATCGAGAACGTCGAGAACCTGTCCATCAATGGCCACGGCACCATCGACGGGCAGGGCGCCCTGGTGTGGAACAAGAACGACTGCCAGCATTCCTACAACTGCAAGGTCCTCCCGAAT AGCTTGGTGCTGGACTTTGTGACGAACGCGCAGATCCGCGGCATCACGCTGGccaacagcaagttcttccaccTGAACATCTTCGCGAGCAAGAACGTGCTGATCGACAAGGTGACGGTCAAGGCCCCCGGCAACAGCCCCAACACGGACGGCATCCACATCGGCGACTCCAGCAACGTGACCATCAGCGGCACCACcatcggcgtcggcgacgacTGCATCTCCATCGGCCCCGGCAGCAAGATAATCCGGATCGAGGGCGTCAAGTGCGGTCCCGGCCACGGCATCAGCGTCGGCAGCCTGGGGCGGTACAAGGACGAGAAGGACGTGGAGGACTTGAAGGTGAAAGGGTGCACGCTCGCCGGCACCACCAACGGCCTGCGCATCAAGTCGTACGAAGACTCCAAGTCGTCGCCCAAGGCCAGCAAGTTCCTGTACGAGGACGTGACCATGGACAACGTCTCCTACCCGATCATCATCGACCAGAAGTACTGCCCCAACAACATCTGCGTCAGGTCCGGCGCATCCAAGGTGGCCGTCACCGACGTCGTCTTCAAGAACATCCACGGCACCTCAAACACGCCCGAGGCCATCACGCTCAACTGCGCCAACAACCTGCCCTGCCAGGGCGTGCAGCTCATCAACGTCGACATCAAGTACAACGGGTCCGGCAACAAGACCATGGCCGTCTGCAAGAACGCCATCGGCAAGTCCAGCGGCTTGGCAAAGGAGCTCGCATGCATCTGA
- the LOC136466798 gene encoding fumarylacetoacetase has product MAEPSQKQLLRSFVEVPAGSHFPIQNLPFGVFRRRGPQPQAPRPAVAIGDFALDLAAVADAGLFDGPVLSGSPCFHQETLNMFLGMGRPAWREARATLQKILSADEPVLRDNEALRNKCLVPMSDIEMVLPITVGGYTDFFCSVHHARNCGFIFRGPQTPVMPNWFYLPIAYNGRASSIVVSGTDVIRPRGQGHPTGNSSAPYFGPSQKLDFELEMAAIVGPGNELGKPIDINDAEEHIFGLTLMNDWSARDIQAWETIPLGPFLGKSFSTTISPWIVSLDALKPFMCDAPKQEPEPLPYLAEKNHINYDIPLEVWVKPKGQNDASIVTKTNFKHLYWTVTQQLTHHTINGCNMSPGDIFATGTLSGPEPDSLGCLLELTWNGQNEIPVGNSTRKYLEDGDEVILTGCCKGEGYNVGFGTCTGKVLPALP; this is encoded by the exons ATGGCGGAGCCGAGCCAGAAGCAGCTGCTGCGGTCGTTCGTGGAGGTGCCGGCGGGCTCGCACTTCCCCATCCAGAACCTGCCCTTCGGAGTCTTCCGCCGCCGGGGGCCGCAGCCGCAGGCGCCGCGCCCCGCGGTGGCCATCGGGGACTTCGCGCTCGacctcgccgccgtcgccgacgCGGGGCTCTTCGACGGGCCCGTGCTCTCCGGCTCCCCGTGCTTCCACCAG GAGACGCTCAACATGTTCTTGGGGATGGGCCGGCCGGCGTGGAGGGAGGCGCGCGCCACGCTGCAGAAAATCCTCTCAG CCGATGAGCCAGTCTTGCGTGACAATGAGGCGCTGAGGAACAAGTGTCTGGTACCAATG AGTGATATCGAGATGGTTCTACCAATCACGGTTGGAGGTTACACAGACTTCTTTTGTTCTGTGCACCATGCAAGGAACTGCGGATTCATCTTCCGAGGACCGCAGACTCCAGTCATGCCAAATTG GTTTTATCTTCCAATAGCATACAATGGGCGAGCATCATCTATAGTTGTGTCTGGAACCGATGTCATTAGGCCCAG AGGACAAGGACATCCAACAGGAAACTCCTCCGCTCCTTATTTTGGTCCCTCTCAGAAgcttgattttgaacttgagatG GCTGCCATTGTTGGTCCAGGGAATGAATTAGGCAAACCTATTGATATTAATGACGCTGAAGAACATATTTTTGGCCTAACTTTGATGAATGACTGGAGTG CCAGAGATATACAGGCTTGGGAGACTATACCTCTTGGACCTTTCCTTGGGAAAAGCTTCA GTACCACCATATCGCCATGGATTGTTTCTCTGGATGCTTTGAAGCCTTTCATGTGTGATGCTCCTAAGCAG GAACCCGAGCCTTTACCGTACCTAGCTGAAAAGAACCACATAAACTATGACATTCCTCTTGAA GTCTGGGTTAAGCCCAAAGGTCAAAATGATGCATCAATTGTCACAAAAACTAATTTCAAGCATCT GTATTGGACGGTGACGCAGCAGCTAACACACCACACTATCAATGGATGCAACATGAGTCCGGGGGATATATTTGCAACCGGCACACTCAGTGGACCT GAACCTGACTCCCTCGGATGTCTGCTGGAGCTAACATGGAACGGGCAGAATGAGATACCGGTGGGGAATTCGACCCGCAAGTATCTAGAAGATGGAGATGAGGTCATCTTGACAGGATGCTGCAAG GGTGAGGGCTACAACGTTGGTTTTGGAACCTGCACCGGGAAGGTTCTGCCGGCGCTTCCCTGA
- the LOC136466796 gene encoding copper-transporting ATPase HMA4-like translates to MERNGESHLKDPLLLATSSSASPAGASPRKERKTRKVMFSVRGISCASCAVSIESVVAGLKGVESIQVSPLQGQAVVQYRPEETDTRTIKEAIEDLNFEVDELQEQEIAVCRLRIKGMACTSCSESVERALQMVPGVKKAAVGLALEEAKVHYDPNVTSHDLIIEAVEDAGFGADPISSGDDVNKVHLKLEGVNSPEDTKLVQSVLEAAEGVNSVEWDTVEQTIKVAYDPDITGPRLLIQCIQNAAQPPKCFNATLHSPPKQREAERNHEIRNYRNQFLWSCLFSVPVFLFSMAVPMLSRFGDWLEYRICNNMTIGMLLRWLLCSPVQFIVGWRFYVGAYHALKRGYSNMDVLVALGTNVAYFYSVYIVLKALTSDSFEGQDFFETSAMLISFILLGKYLEVMAKGKTSDALSKLTELAPETACLLTFDKDGNAISETEISTQLLQRNDVIKIVPGTKVPVDGVVIKGQSHVNESMITGEARPISKKPGDRVIGGTVNDNGCIIVKATHIGSETALSQIVQLVEAAQLARAPVQKLADKISRFFVPTVVAAAFLTWLGWFIPGQLHLLPQQWIPKAMDSFELALQFGISVLVVACPCALGLATPTAVMVATGKGASQGVLIKGGNALEKAHKIKAIIFDKTGTLTVGKPSVVQTKIFSKIPLLELCDLAAGAEANSEHPLSKAIVEHTKKLKEQYGSHSDHMMESRDFEVHPGAGVSAQVEGRLVLVGNKRLMQEFEVPLSPEVEAYMSETEELARTCVLVGIDKIICGALAVSDPLKPEAGQVISYLKSMGISSIMVTGDNWATAKSIAKEVGISQVFAEIDPVGKAEKIKDLQMQGLTVAMVGDGVNDSPALAAADVGMAIGAGTDVAIEAADIVLMKSSLEDVITAIDLSRKTLSRIRLNYVWALGYNVLGMPIAAGVLFPFTGIRLPPWLAGACMAASSVSVVCSSLLLQLYKKPLHIEDAPRPGDGSDLV, encoded by the exons ATGGAGCGGAATGGCGAGAGCCACCTCAAGGACCCGCTTCTGCTGGCGACATCCAGCAGCGCCTCTCCTGCCGGGGCGTCTccaaggaaggagaggaagacGAGGAAGGTCATGTTCAGTGTCCGGGGCATCTCCTGCGCCTCCTGTGCCGTGTCGATAGAGTCCGTCGTGGCCGGCTTGAAAGGGGTGGAGAGCATCCAGGTCTCCCCACTTCAGGGCCAGGCCGTGGTTCAGTACAGACCGGAGGAAACTGAT ACAAGAACCATAAAAGAAGCTATTGAGGACCTCAACTTTGAGGTTGATGAACTTCAAGAACAAGAAATTGCTGTGTGCAGACTTCGGATAAAAGGAATGGCTTGTACAAGCTGTTCTGAGTCTGTTGAACGGGCGCTTCAAATGGTACCTGGAGTCAAAAAAGCTGCAGTGGGTCTTGCTCTAGAGGAAGCTAAGGTCCACTACGATCCAAATGTCACTAGCCATGATCTTATAATTGAAGCTGTTGAAGATGCTGGATTTGGGGCTGATCCCATTAGTTCTGGGGACGATGTGAACAAAGTGCATCTAAAGCTTGAGGGTGTGAATTCTCCAGAAGACACCAAACTCGTTCAGTCTGTACTGGAAGCTGCGGAAGGGGTCAACAGTGTTGAATGGGACACAGTTGAGCAGACAATAAAAGTTGCATATGATCCTGATATTACTGGTCCAAGATTACTTATTCAGTGCATTCAGAATGCTGCACAGCCCCCTAAATGCTTTAATGCTACCTTGCACTCACCACCAAAGCAAAGAGAAGCAGAGCGAAATCATGAAATTAGGAATTACAGGAACCAATTTCTCTGGAGCTGCCTGTTTTCGGTTCCTGTGTTCCTGTTCTCCATGGCTGTTCCTATGCTTTCTCGTTTTGGGGATTGGTTGGAGTACAGAATCTGCAACAACATGACAATAGGCATGCTACTACGGTGGTTGCTATGTTCCCCAGTTCAGTTTATTGTTGGTTGGAG ATTTTACGTTGGAGCCTATCATGCACTCAAACGAGGATACTCAAACATGGATGTGCTGGTTGCTTTGGGAACAAATGTTGCCTACTTCTATTCTGTGTATATTGTTCTGAAAGCACTTACATCAGACTCATTTGAAGGCCAGGACTTTTTTGAAACTAGTGCTATGCTGATATCTTTTATATTACTGGGAAAATATCTGGAGGTGATGGCAAAGGGAAAGACAtcagatgcgttgtcgaaattgaCAGAGCTTGCACCAGAAACAGCTTGTCTTCTTACTTTTGACAAGGACGGAAATGCCATTTCAGAAACAGAGATCAGCACTCAGTTACTTCAGAGAAATGATGTCATCAAGATTGTGCCTGGCACCAAAGTTCCTGTTGATGGCGTTGTCATCAAAGGTCAAAGCCATGTCAATGAAAGTATGATAACTGGGGAAGCAAGGCCTATTTCAAAGAAACCAGGCGACAGG GTTATTGGGGGCACCGTAAATGATAACGGTTGCATAATTGTTAAGGCCACTCATATTGGGTCCGAAACAGCTTTGTCGCAAATAGTTCAGTTGGTTGAAGCTGCTCAACTTGCAAGAGCTCCAGTGCAGAAGTTAGCAGACAAGATTTCACGGTTTTTTGTTCCAACT GTGGTGGCGGCTGCATTTCTTACATGGCTTGGCTGGTTCATACCTGGGCAATTGCACCTCTTACCCCAACAATGGATCCCAAAGGCCATGGATAGTTTTGAGCTTGCTCTGCAGTTTGGAATTTCTGTCCTAGTTGTGGCATGCCCATGCGCTTTGGGGCTTGCTACACCAACCGCTGTTATGGTTGCCACTGGAAAAGGCGCTTCACAAGGTGTTCTCATTAAGGGTGGAAATGCACTTGAGAAAGCTCATAAG ATTAAGGCTATCATATTTGATAAAACTGGAACGCTGACAGTTGGTAAACCTTCTGTCGTTCAAACAAAGATCTTCTCAAAGATACCGCTTCTAGAACTCTGTGATCTGGCTGCTGGTGCTGAG GCAAACAGCGAGCATCCTCTATCAAAAGCTATCGTTGAGCACACAAAGAAGCTCAAGGAGCAATATGGATCTCACAGTGATCACATGATGGAATCGAGGGACTTTGAGGTGCATCCAGGAGCAGGTGTCAGTGCCCAAGTTGAAGGCAGGCTGGTTTTGGTTGGAAACAAAAGGCTGATGCAGGAATTTGAAGTTCCATTGAGCCCTGAGGTGGAGGCGTACATGTCCGAAACGGAAGAGCTTGCTAGGACCTGTGTACTTGTTGGTATCGATAAGATTATCTGCGGGGCTCTTGCTGTTTCGGATCCTCTGAAACCTGAGGCAGGCCAAGTCATTTCTTACCTTAAGTCAATGGGCATCTCCAGTATCATGGTGACAGGTGATAATTGGGCTACCGCAAAATCAATTGCAAAGGAAGTCGGGATCAGCCAGGTGTTTGCCGAGATCGATCCAGTGGGAAAAGCTGAAAAGATCAAAGACTTGCAG atGCAAGGGTTGACGGTGGCAATGGTTGGCGACGGGGTAAACGACTCGCCAGCATTGGCGGCAGCAGACGTGGGCATGGCGATTGGCGCCGGCACAGACGTGGCCATCGAGGCCGCTGACATTGTTCTGATGAAGAGCAGCCTTGAGGACGTGATCACGGCCATCGATCTCTCGCGCAAGACCCTCTCCAGGATCCGGCTGAATTACGTGTGGGCCCTGGGCTACAACGTCCTGGGCATGCCGATCGCCGCCGGCGTCCTGTTCCCGTTCACGGGCATCCGGCTGCCCCCCTGGCTCGCCGGGGCATGCATGGCTGCCTCGTCGGTGAGCGTCGTCTGCTCCTCCCTGCTCCTCCAGCTCTACAAGAAACCACTGCACATCGAAGACGCGCCCAGGCCCGGGGACGGCTCGGATTTGGTGTGA
- the LOC136466797 gene encoding 3-oxoacyl-[acyl-carrier-protein] synthase, mitochondrial-like isoform X1, whose protein sequence is MSCLRRAPRLLRGLSSSSAEAEGKALPPPRPSAGRRVVVTGLGAVTPLARGVGATWDSLVAGRCAVRSLSADSLRLPEEAAGRTLEQLPSRVIAAVPRGKGEDEFDEDAWTKDKSISGFISYALCAADEALRDANWLPSEDEKKERTGVSIGGGIGSISDILDASQMIIENRLRRLSPYFIPKILINMASGHVSMRYGFQGPNHAAVTACATGAHSIGDATRMIQFGDADVMVAGGTESSIDALSIAGFSRLRALSTKYNSSPLSASRPFDCGRDGFVIGEGCGVMVLEALEHAKERGAKIYAEVRGYGMSGDAHHITQPQNGGRGAILAMKRALYQSGLHANEIDYVNAHATSTPLGDAVEANAIKSVFGDHAASGGLALSSTKGAIGHLLGAAGSVEAIFTVLAIHHGVAPPTLNLEQPDPLFEGAFTPLSAPKKAPIRAAISNSFGFGGTNTSLLFSCPP, encoded by the exons ATGAGCTGCCTCCGCCGCGCTCCCCGCCTCCTCCGGGGCCTCTCTTCCTCCTCGGCGGAGGCGGAGGGGAAGGCGCTCCCGCCGCCGCGCCCCTCCGCGGGCCGCCGCGTGGTCGTGACGGGGCTGGGCGCCGTCACGCCGCTGGCGCGCGGCGTGGGCGCCACCTGGGACAGCCTCGTCGCGGGGAGATGCGCCGTGCGCTCTCTCTCCGCAGACTCTCTCCGCCTTCCGGAGGAAGCGGCGGGGAGGACGCTCGAGCAGCTCCCGTCCAGGGTCATCGCCGCCGTGCCGCGCGGGAAGGGCGAGGACGAGTTCGACGAGGACGCGTGGACCAAG GATAAATCTATATCAGGATTTATATCCTATGCTCTGTGTGCAGCTGATGAGGCTTTAAGAGATGCAAATTGGTTGCCTTccgaagatgagaagaaggaaagAACG GGAGTTTCAATTGGTGGAGGGATTGGAAGCATCTCAGACATTTTAGATGCGTCGCAAATGATCATCGAAAAT CGTCTACGTCGACTCAGCCCATACTTCATCCCCAAGATTTTGATCAACATGGCATCAGGTCATGTCAGCATGAGATATGGTTTCCAG GGTCCAAACCATGCTGCTGTGACAGCTTGCGCCACTGGTGCTCACTCTATTGGCGATGCTACTCGGATGATCCAATTTGGAGATGCTGATGTGATGGTGGCTGGTGGAACTGAGTCCAGTATTGATGCTTTGTCTATAGCTGGATTTTCTAG GTTAAGGGCATTGTCTACAAAATATAATTCCTCTCCACTTTCAGCTTCAAGACCTTTTGATTGCGGTAGAGATGGATTTGT GATTGGTGAGGGCTGTGGGGTCATGGTTTTGGAG GCACTTGAACATGCAAAGGAACGAGGTGCAAAAATTTATGCTGAAGTTCGAGGCTACGGAATGTCTG GTGACGCACATCACATAACTCAGCCACAAAATGGTGGTAGAGGTGCTATCTTAGCCATGAAGCGGGCTTTGTATCAG TCAGGTCTTCATGCAAATGAAATTGATTACGTGAATGCACATGCCACGTCAACTCCTCTTG GTGATGCTGTGGAGGCTAACGCGATCAAATCCGTCTTTGGTGACCACGCAGCATCCGGTGGTCTCGCATTATCCTCAACAAAG GGAGCAATTGGTCATCTGCTAGGGGCAGCTGGATCAGTGGAAGCAATCTTCACTGTGCTAGCAATCCACCAC GGAGTCGCGCCGCCTACGCTTAACCTGGAGCAGCCAGACCCCCTGTTCGAAGGGGCGTTCACGCCACTATCTGCACCCAAGAAGGCGCCGATACGAGCGGCCATCTCCAACTCTTTCGGGTTTGGTGGAACTAACACGTCGCTGCTGTTCTCGTGCCCGCCCTAG